In a genomic window of Wyeomyia smithii strain HCP4-BCI-WySm-NY-G18 chromosome 1, ASM2978416v1, whole genome shotgun sequence:
- the LOC129717091 gene encoding uncharacterized protein LOC129717091, whose protein sequence is MWFAQAEAQFILANVTKDDTKFYHIVAKVDQTVICHISDLVSNPPAQEKYKALKERLIARFALSLEARLDKLLGASDLGDMRPTHLLAKMQEVAAGLNVNENLLKMLFLQRMPSNIRPVLTISDGTLAKLAEIADKMIEQPQAASVSTPSSSADVDQTEYLKEQIEVLSAEIRRLRVNSVPRRNRSSSRSRSTNDLCWYHQKYGTKALRCKQPCQLRSKN, encoded by the coding sequence ATGTGGTTTGCACAGGCAGAAGCACAATTCATTTTGGCAAACGTGACAAAAGATGATACCAAGTTCTACCATATTGTAGCAAAAGTGGATCAAACAGTGATATGCCATATTTCCGATTTGGTATCGAACCCACCTGCTCAGGAAAAATACAAAGCGCTAAAAGAACGTCTAATAGCACGATTCGCTTTATCATTGGAGGCACGACTCGACAAGCTGCTAGGAGCTTCGGATCTTGGGGACATGCGCCCAACACATTTGTTGGCAAAAATGCAAGAGGTTGCTGCTGGCCTTAACGTGAACGAAAATTTGCTAAAAATGCTTTTCCTGCAGAGGATGCCAAGCAACATTCGTCCTGTTTTAACCATCAGTGATGGTACGCTGGCTAAACTAGCTGAAATAGCCGATAAAATGATAGAACAACCACAAGCCGCATCTGTTTCAACACCGTCTTCATCTGCTGATGTCGATCAGACCGAGTACTTAAAAGAGCAAATCGAAGTTCTCAGCGCCGAAATACGTCGCCTTAGGGTAAATTCAGTTCCTCGCAGAAACCGTTCATCATCACGGTCCCGGAGCACTAACGATTTGTGCTGGTACCACCAAAAGTATGGTACTAAAGCCTTGCGCTGCAAGCAACCCTGCCAGTTGCgttcaaaaaactaa